In Chroicocephalus ridibundus chromosome 2, bChrRid1.1, whole genome shotgun sequence, the DNA window AAGGGCTGCGATTGGCCTCAGCCTTGGTGGCAGCAGGGTTTCTTGAGCAAGGGAGCAACGGGTGAAATCCTAGCCTCGCTCGAGTTAGCTGCAGTTTTGCAGACACTTCATTAGGGCCAGGGTTTCACTGGCTTCCCAAGCCTGACGTGCTGTTTTATTGCACTGACTCCACAGATGAGGATGCAGCTATCTTGGATTgagaggagggtgaggggagaaggGACCCCACAGTCTTGTTATTTCAGGGAGGTGGGACAGCACTCCAGCAAGAAGCTTTGCGATGATTCCATAATTTGTTTATATTCTTAGCAGGCTGAGCTTCTGGGACTTCAACACGTCCACATGGGCCAAGTGATGGGTCAGCATGGTGTCTCGCTGTTTCATTGAGCTCTTCATGGGCATAAGGGCATGCTTCAGTTTTAACACAGgtgtctaagaaaaaaaatggatccAGCCTACTGTTCTGGTAAATCTTTGCCAGTTTTGGAAAAGCATGAAGCATAAAAAATTAAAGCTCCCTTCATCAGGTTCTCAGCTGCTATAAATCAATGTGCGGCTAAGAGGCTCCTCTGAAGTCTTTAATGTAACATGAAATGCATCTTGCTACTTTATCTGTGCTGTTTGCATATTGTATTCATTGGCTTACACCACAACTGCATTTTTCAGTTCTAATGTTATTTTTAGAATCAGTGGCTCATATAAGGATGTTACGTACTGCTGTTCTGTATTGCTGCTGCAAAATTTCCAGTGATCCATTAAAAATCAGGATTCATAATGCAGGATGATTttgatttgtatttaaaaataaaatgtaacattttctttctgcttttctctagTCTTTAACACAAGTATGAAAACAGCTTAAATCTTGAAAGAATTCCATGTTTTGTTATTGAACCAAGAAGAGAAAACCAATAATTTTTGAATTATCTGTTACAGATATGTTTACATTATGAATCTCTTAACGTAAGACTCTGTGTGCTATAGACTTCTAATTTTATCCAGTGacataagcaagaaaaaaaatatgaaaagatataTAATCATGCTGTGGAAAGCACAGTTGTATAGAGATCATAGAGAAATAGTGCTAAGAAGGGAATATTGACTTGCACTTTTCATTATCCTAAAAGAATTTGTCTTAATCATTTTGCTTGAGACAGTGGTAACAGTAAAATGCATCTGGGTCATGTGAACAGTTGTGGATTTTGGAACATTGCTTATTCTTAGttcctttctgtattttatttttagcaaaaaaaaaacctcaatacaaaaaaaaacccaaaaccatctGAAGAGGTGAAACACCCCAGTTTCTAGAGAGGATCCAGCTGCGTTAACTATCCAACTGcctcttggaaaaaaagcattctGACAACTGAAGAGCAGATGCAATGTGCGGAGTCAGGGAGGTCAacaaaaacaagtggaaaaagaaaccaaggaaacaagtgaaaagagaaagaatgaataTTAGAGTATTAATGCAGGATATTAGATCACTCATGATAATATTAAAGGGAATGGAATGAGAAAATGAAGACTCGCTACAGGAGCTGACAAAAAACATGAGAGAAGAAATCAAAGAGGTATTAGGGTGCGATTTAGGCCTTAGCCATACTAGCCTGACTCCACGTTAAATGTTGATTGATTGCACTATTATCACGACAATTGTATATAGTGGAGGTAAAAGCTGTCCTGCGAAGTCGTGCAGAACCACTGCCCCGCATGGGACGTGTGCTCCCAAGTTGGAGGCAGGCTGGGCTGCGCCCTGAACTGGCCGGTTGCTGCCCGTCTGCTGCAAATTCGGGGAGAAATCCAGGTCTTTCCCCCGGCAGCGGCGAGggaaggtggcagcagcagggagagccggggGAGGAGCGAGAGGGCAGAGGCACACACACATCAGAAGGGCCGGAGAGGTTTCTAGGGGAGACCCCGGGACCCCTTGGCCCGGCCAcggccacccccccaccccgaaaccCCGCTGCCGCTCTCCCTGGCCCTCTCCCCTGCTAACAAGCGGCTGCGAGGCGCTGCTAgaaaatgctaaaaaaacccaggTCCCCAATGGACCCCGTCCCCTCCGGCTTTTCAgcgtgtatttatttatttatttatttattttctctccttgcaGTAATGAAACACATAGAGGCGGAGTTAAATCCAGCGAGGGAGGAAAGGGCTCTCGGTGACCTCCCCAGAATCAAAACCCGCGAGTTTTCTCTCTCCGGCGGGCACCGGCGGCTTCCCAGGCCGCTCCTGCTggtgtcggggcggggggggggtgggctgcgAGGCGGCCCGGTTGGCCCCCGCGCTTCGCCTCCGCCGCCCCGCACCGGCCCGCACCGCCCCGCATCGCgccgggccgggcagcgccggACCCTCCTCCGCCAGCTCCTGCTCGGTGCGAGCGACGGCGCTGGCCGCCCACACGCAAGGACAGAGCTGGTCCCGGGAAGAAAATCGTGACAACAAACGGTTGTGTCCAGATGTTCCGCTTTACTGGCCCCGTGACACACGGCATGGACTTGGCAGGCTGGATTTCAAAGAAAGGGgagttgttgtttatttttattttttttttttaaagcaggaagcGCTAGGTTAAAATGCGCGCGCCGAGATTTTCCTattccctggcaggcagctgggcaggcaACTGGTTCCTCTGGAAACCCACCCTGCAAACTGGACCGGCTCTGCTGCCCCGGCCGAACTTTTCTCGAAAGCAACGAATTGCAAAGTTTTAAAGCAAGTAGGCGACGCAACAACAGCCAAAGGGCCCCagaccttccttttcttttttcttctctttacaaaaattatatatattagcAAATCTACCCATACTGaacctctccatccctccccccgcccccaaagcACACTTCCACCAAACACTCCTGGTTTTGCATCCCACACCTACATGGTCCTGGCTGCGGTGTGAGaagcccaggcaggagcagggttCTGCGTCCCGAGGAAGGAGGCGCCCGGGGCCACCTGCTCGGTGCCGCGGGTGAtgcccggcccccagccccgtcccgccgGGCCCCGGAGCTCCCTAGCTcgcctcctgcctgctgcagccgTCCAGGAGCTCAGTCATGAAGGAGATGTACACGATGGCCAGGCGCAATGTCTCTATTCGGGAGAGCCTCTTCTCGTAGGCGAAGGTGGGCACCTTCTTCCTCAGCTCATCAAACGCCTCGTTGAGGTTGAACATCCTCTTCCTCTCCCGTATGTTGGCAGCCTGGCGCTGGGCATAGGTGATAACCCGCTTTCTCCTGGGTCTGTCCAGGAGGGAAGCGCTGCgcatcctctcctcttcctcctcctcctcgtcgtcTTCGGGATCTCCGTCTCCGaaggcagccaggggcagcccgCGGGCCATCCCCTCCCGGAGCGACAGGGCTCTGTCCCCAAAGGGAGGCCCGGAGGTGACCTCGCAGAGCCCCAGGTTcgggccggcccggggggggacctggggggagCCCAGGGAGAGGTCGGCCACGAAATCCAGCACCGAGGCGCCCAGCAGCCCCTCTGGGCAGGGCACTTGCGGGGCTCTGCCGTGCAGCTCATCCAGCAGCCCCGGGCGCTGGTGGGCTGGGAAGAGGCTGGCTGACATCTTACTCCAGAGAGGGCTTAATCTggtcccccatccccagccccagcggcgTTAATATTTATAACCCCCCGGATAACAGGATTAGCAGGACTAGAAAGAGCGGCTGTAAAATTTCTCGCCGTGATGCTGATGAGAGGAGACAGGCAGCCCCCTCGGGGACGCGTGGATGCTCCCGAGAGAGGAGTCCCCAGCGAGTCAATCCTGTCACAGCGATCAAGGACAGTTCCTTCTTGGCAAAACCCTCCGCTCTTACCTGCTGAGCACTTTTGTCTCCTCTTACACACCCGCAACCAAACGATTTTCAGCCTCtttaaagcccgcagccgcagagCCGGGTCTCCACTGggcttgttttcctgctttctgtcGGGATCTCTGAACCCTGAGAGCCAGCCTGACAATTGATGTCAGGCAAGTGCATGTATGCCTTTAATGATGTCCTGAAGAGGGGACCTGCACGCAGAGGGTCACCGGGGAATGTTTACCCTGTATCCCAGCGCAATGGGAGCTGAATGACAGGACCTCCATTAGCCTAAGTAAGCATTGTAGGGGACCCGATATTGCATTCCCAGGAGTAACTGTTGGAATCGCCTCTCCATTCCCCCTAAATCCCCTTCAACTAGAGTTCAAACATCTTTCCAGCGTGGCAGTAAAAGCCTGCTTCGTAAAGCTCATTTCGGTTCAGGCAATCTCAAAGCACTTGCTTTGAaactccttcctcctgcccatgGAGACGAGGATAAGCTGGTCCTGGTCAGGGCAGCGGTCGCTCTCACACCTTTGGTAGAGCCGTCCCGGTCACCGGCGGTGCAAAGAGGAATCAACCTGCCTGCACGCACTGATAACCCTGGATACATAGCGCAAAAACCCGTGAAATGCATATAAACACAGCCGGTACACCCGACACCGCTGAATACCTTTCTTTGATCAAGGTTTCCTTGGGGACGGACGTCGGggattgttttgctttttccttgggAGGCTGGAAGAGGTTGGGGGCTGTGCCTTCACCCTCCCACACCATAGACTGTCCCTAAGTAAACAGCCTGGCCCTGGCAATCCCTGGTGGTGTCAGACACACCCAGGTTGTATCGGGTCGATTTTCTTTGGCACGCGATTTGCGCATACAGCTCGTTTAGGAGCGGCTGCCCATTACTCTTGCGATGCCTTCTTAGAACCTAATCTTCGCCTTTGTCATGCATTGTCGCCGCTCTCGCTTTGGGGCTAATTAGTCTCTAATTTCTAAGGGCATTCAAAGCCCATCAGATCAaaggaggcgggggtgggggcggcCGAAGCATCCCCCTCCGCGAAAATCCTTCCTGTTTGCCTACAGGTCGCAAACATTTCCCACCGCGCACCGGGATCTGCCGGCGTTTACGACACAGCGAGCGAACCACGCACCCCCTTTTTCCTGGGAAAGATGCCGCAGGGAAGACCCTTCCCCTCCCAGTTTCAgacccctcaccccccccctcccccaacctcCCCGTCTCGGCGGGCTGCCagaggcggggggcgggcagggcgctGGCTGCGCGGGGTGGTGCGGAAGGTGAGCGGGGGCGGAGGTACGTTGGACAGCTCCggagcggccgcggcggcgcTGCAGGTACCCGGCGGCCCCGCAGAAGGATGCGGGGGAAgctgggggggagggtgtggggggcatatatgtgtgtgtcttcCCTCCCCGTCCTTCTTCCCGGCCTACAACCAACCTCTCCCCAGCCTATCGCACCACCGTTATCGCCACTGCCGCGGCAGTGATCGGCGGCGTTGTGTCTGCTTTGATGATTTAATGGCGTGCCTAAGGCTAAATAAAGAGCGAATAGCGGGGAGGATGCTTTTAGTCTTACTAGCCCTAAGAGGTTTCTTAGCGAACAGGGAGAGAGGTAGTCAGAGACGTGCTTATTTATGACAAATACGGTTCATTAAAACACCTGGTGAACGAACTAATTAGAACTAAAAGAGAAGCTGTAAAACATCTGTTAAGAGAAGTACTGACTAGGGAGCATCCAAAAGTAAGCAGAGGGGCTCTAAATGTTAAGTATTATATCAAAACTGTCGGTGGATAAAAGATTTATGATCGATCCGCAAAGGAATGTAACTTGTTTGAGCCCCTTTTAGGTGAGGTGGCAAGTATTTCGTTTAAAGACATGGAGGTATAAAATAAGGACAAATGTCAGCAAAGATGTGTCATCATGGGGTGCAAAATTATCGGGGAAATACAAATGCTTcagctaataaaataaatgagtgaAGAAATGTGAAATCGTCAGCTCAGTGTCAATCTTAACAAGAATTTCCTGTCATGCGGGAAACCGGCTGTTAGAAGAGGATCGAGCAGCTCTTCACCACGGTCTCTTTGGAAATAAACTCTTGCTCACATCTCTAGTTTCAGATTTTTGCAGGACACAAACTACAAAGACAAGTGGAACCAAAAGCATTTTATATTGCAAGAAAGTAAAGGGAGAAGGTTGTTGAGTCAGTATTGGACCACAAAGCAATATAACATAAACCATAAAAGATTAATGCAGGGTGTGCCTGTCACTGAATCCTTAAAGGAAGCACTAAAGCCAGGACTAAGCCAGGATTGGGAGATCCTAGCAGAAAATGAAGACTTGTAGCCAAGGTGAATCCTCCTgtcaagctgatttttttattgctgctttgtttcctgttttttttttttttgttgttgtttgttttttttttcttttttttcatgctaaaatactgatttttctcttATATTAACTACTTTAAATTATGTATAATAAGCTCAATGAACTGTGATTTGAGGTatgtttttgaatgttttttcatATTCGGTGATTTTTATCACATTGGGGAAAGTATGGAGCTGAGGAAACGCATAATGAATATCCATGCTGCAGAGGACAGGTTTTCAGTGCATAGACAAGGCAATCACGTAGGGGAAGCAGCACAAACTCTCATGAGAGGCTGCTTTATACTCTGAAATCTTCTCAAACCAGATTAGGTGTTCAAACATGTGTTCTAGATTTGTTTTAACTAAGAATACAGTTTGCTTTATGAATGTTTACCTTCCTTCGCCTACTTTATATCCTACCTTTTCATTTCACTTGTTTATCACAAAGAATTTTGCTCACAAGATGCTTACAGATGCTGAGCACTGATGGCTACATCTTCAAGCCACTCTGCAACTATTTgcgtaattatttttcttcaaaagtatcTATGATATGATTCTTGATAATTTTGAAAATCACTGTCTCTTAACAAATCTCCCTATATAACAAATCCAATCTCTTTTGTACTAGCAGGTACAAGGAGAATGTGCATTTTAATCCACTGTACCTCTGTGGAAACAGTTTTAGTCCTTTTATAATCCTGCATGCTGAGTCCCTGTGCTGATAATTTTCCACATTATCATACAGGAAAAGACAGCCACTCTGATGACTTAGCTTTAGTGATTGAGATGTTAAAGATTTTACTAGTGACTTATACTTTATTGGAAAATTCACTGGAAGTGAGTGGTGATCCTGGGATGCTGAAATAAGGGGGCACCGTCCATCAGACATGGCTTGATAAGCAAGGAGCTGAAAGTTGCTGTCTGCTCTAGAAACCACAAAAAGTTAGAtatgtagctgaaaaaaaaatgcctacgCGGTTTTCttgtaaaatgggaaaaatctTCTCTCCTTTAATTGATCCCTTAGTAGCAGAGTTGCTATCATTCTCAAACCCTGGCCTGAATAACAGAAACAGATGTACTGTGTAGCAGGCTAATGCTGTCTCTCTCAGCTTACTGACGTTGCAGCTGTCTGGTCTTGTTGTTAAACCTTAAAATTACAGTAATGTCCATGGATCAGGACCTCATTACCTCAAAACACAGGGCAATTCCTGTCCTGTTGAGCTCAGTCTGAATTCCTGACAGACCAAACCACATCAGGGCAGTATATATGTATGGAGATAGGGCAAACTTGCAAAAGAATGGAGAGAGTTTGGAAAATAGCTTGACACTTGCTCAGTTAGTGGTGGAGAGGAAGTGACTATGGGAACCACTGATGAATTAATacaaaaaggaagtttttaagCAAGGCTAGGTGATGACTGGTTATTTTGATTTTAGAAGAATGTAGTAGTATTCAGATGAAAGCAGAGCAAAATGTGGTTGAATGTGGTATCACTGGAAGGGTAAAGGAGACCTCTGTTGTCTCAATGTATTAAGAGATTATATAGGCAGGGAACATTGGGCTGTGACAGAGTTTATGTTCAAAGAGTTTATGTCCGAGTTTTTTGTGAAGCGGAAGGAGGCCAAACGACAAGTATTAGATGGTCAGTACTGTTTCAAGTGTCTTGCAATGAAACCAGAAAGGAGGAGACTGCGGAAGTCAAAGTCAAAACTAATGTAGATGAGAGGAAGCAGTGCCTCGGTGGCTGAACCAGCTGGGAAAGCCTTTGATACATTGGAGATAGATGAAGTGTACGGAGATGAGGACAATGTTACCTCACTTTTTCTGCAGATGTCACACGCTGAAAGTTTTGATTGAGTCCATCAgttaagaaaagtaaaatagaTACAAGGAATTGACTTACATTATCTAACTGCTGGCTCTTATCCAAGTACCAAGTTATCATGGAGACACCCTGAGTCCTGCAGAGATGTGAGCACCGGTACTGGACTCCACAGACCACTTGAAGTCTGTCTCCCCTGACGGACTGTCAGCTTGGGGATACTGGCTTCTAACTCAGCTAACTTCGGTCCTGTGGGATGAACCTTGGCCCTAGATTTAGTGGTTTATAAATAAACACTAGAAGAAAATCCAGTAAGATATATATCTAGAGTATGTGGGCAAAGAGAACTGGATATATTTGAGTGCAGTGACCAGAATCTGAGTCTGTAAGAATTTTCTGCAACCTTATCTGTATAGGCAGTATAAGAATTAACTTTATTGCTTGTGTTGGTGATATATATGAGTACCCTCTGCTCACAAAGCAGGTGAATTATTACTAGTCCAGTGTAGGGACTAGTTCTGTTCTTAAAATAAGAATATGTCCAGTGAAGCCAGACCATCACAGTCTGGTCCTAGCAGTAATTTTAGGCACTGATCCTACGTGCATCTGGCTGTATGAATGTACCTCTGTGTCACAGCCTGTCTTTAATAGGACTCCAATTTGAATACAAACACCTAGTTAGAAAAATCAGGTTTCACAACTTggctttccttgaaaaaaaagtgCCATTCTGTAACATCATTGTTCCCTGACACAGGAAATCATTAGTAAAACTCAATATTTTGGGCAAAACCTAGTAAAACTAGGTACATGCTGCCAGTAAAGTGCAATTCATTTCTATTTACAGTTGTATTACACATGATTTGAAGAGTTTAAAAGAAGTAACTGTTGATATTTCTCCATCCGGGACCAAATGACGAACAAAAAGTTTGAAAGTGCAATTTTGGGTAAATCATAGACAAATGAAATGAATAGCTGTGGTTAGGGTGTGATGTGATTCATCATGCTTGTGAAGTTTTATGAACGAtacttttttccttaatcatAACCTTAGGGGTGGGAGGGATTGAGAACAGGACATGTATTAAGGTTGGAATGTCAACCTTAACTttgcatttcctgtatttttatcaGTGtgagtgaaaaaaatgtaaagttaTTTAAACATAGCTTCTTTCATCTTGATTTTGCTATATAAATGCTGTTTTTGGAAAATGGAATGCTATAAAAATGTGTATTGTTTACGTAGGAGTCTAGATTTTTTCCTACATCTTTATTCCAATtccttaattttattattatgtaATTATGTACTAGAGACATTGATTAATGCTTTTTTCTCTTACGTTTCTCACAGTTTGTAAAATGCAGGGAAATGTCAGGCTGAAAGCTGTAGTTACTTAAAGATTTTCCttatatttcaaaagaataaatatatgtatgaTGGCGGATCAAGATTCATTACCAGAATCCTGTTCGTAGGCTCCATTTTTACTTAGTGGTATCACCTTGGGTCAAATGAGCCGTTTTGTCTTCTGACCTGCTCAGCTTTGGACAGTACACATGCCAGGTAGGTTCTTCtaccttttgttttgttctcattttttggAATCTGGACTTTACCTGCTTCATTTTATAGAATCTGGAATTGCTAGCTGATTTTTTGTAGCTCACAGATGCATCTCCTGCAACTAGCAAGGAGGCCTACACTGAAACTCATCTCTAAAGAATGGGTCCCCTTTGCCATGCTTCTCAATCATCCACTACCTTGCTAGCTTCTGGATTTGTTATTCTCCTAAGGATAtagaatttctttccttgctaGTCCTGAATACCCTCGTAACAGGTTTTGCATATTTATGACAATAGTCTCCAACTACAGTATCGCCTAGTATCATCCCCACTGAATTTCCATTTCATTCCCATTCAACACATTAGAAGCTACTGATATAATGaatagtgttttctttccttcttgttgCTCAATGTTTcaccttcatttctttttctgtgatataTAAGCCATGATGTAAATATAGGATTAATAACATTTCTTATACTGTAACAGCTGCCATATCCTTGTGCTTGATAGATACGGACTGAGTAAGTATTGTTTTTGTTTGCAGGTGGGAAGCATGAATAGAACAACATGGCAAATAGAAACAGAACAACTATGGCAAATACAATAATATGGCAAATTGGAACTGAGGGTTTCTATTTTAGTTATCTAGAATTTAATTTTAGGGAGCATTTGTGTTATACAGTCTTTTTACCTTAAGAAGAATCCGTTGAGCTACTCTGCTGTGAGCACTAGGCTCTTCCACAAGTGGCATACAATTTTTAGATAAACTATATGTAATATAAGTTAATCGAGTGATTTATTAACATATATCTGGAAAGTGTTTTTATTAACAGCATAAAAGACAGCTTTGATTGCTTATAACTTAATGAGTTTAATTttggaaatgcaatttttttttaaaatacataccagttttattgttattttctagattttttaaagtaaacCACAAAATGAAAGCTTCCCGATGTTCCATAACATGTGTTTGTGCAGGGCTGAAATCTTCAGATCCATCATGCTACTTGCCACCTTTAAACTTCTGAAGCCAAATATTATCCTCCCTGTCTGCCATCAGGACCTGAGGGAAGGTGGCATACTTTGCCAGAAGATTTCACAGATCTTTGATGGCAGCAAGAGTATCGAGGAGAGGACAATTTGTTCCTGTCTACAAAAGGAATGGGATTTATTGGCACTTCCCTTTTCTGACAAATTAGATCCAACCTGATCTATCCTTATCAATGTCCTGTCTCTTTTTGTGTTATGATTCACTGCCGTGTCCCATCTCTTCTCTCTTTAACTGTCCTTTCTCCCTGTTTCTTGGGCTTGATACCTGTTTCCATGTGGAACATGGTTTAGTCTTACCTCCCTGGGCTTCAGTCTTCTACTCACCTTCTTAGGTTTAGCTGTGTTTTCCCCAGACTCCTGCTTctcaaatctgtttattttttctctctctctctttctttaaccACATAGCccatttttatttgcagttagTGCTCTCCACCCCCAGGCCTTGCCCTGGAACAACAGCTCAGAGCTGCACTAGCTTTACCTGGCAGTGAGCTCAAGCATGGGTAGAATCCTTAAGGAATCTGGAGATTCTAATCCAAATGTATAGGCAATCTAGAATAGAATCCAGGTGGTGTGAAGGGAAGGCAAAGCCTAGCTGGAGAAAGGGAAGCAGGAGGCATGAGTACACACTACGTTGATGGTGGTGGTATGAAGGGAAGGTGGACCCTTCCCTACTGCAACAGTAGGGCTGGGGAGAGAGCTAGAGATAGGTCTGGGAAGGTTACCACACATTGATGAAGCCTAGAGTTCTTGGAAttgaaaatggttttaatttttcaaattccaGATTCTGTCCAGTGATGGGAATATATGACATAGGCAGGCTGAACCTAAAAATTGTAGCAACTATTGTAGTGCTACTCATGGACACAGTGGCTTGAGGGCACAATAGTAAATAAAACCATACATAAgttgtaaattttaaaaacagatagtAACTAAAAAAGGCTCCCAAGAGAATGTTCAAGGCTAGAGAGTGAGGAATGAGGACTCATACTACCCTATTCTGTAAACTCACTGATCTCAAACCATGTCCTCTTCCCCAGGTCATCTTTGATCCAGATTTGCCCAATGTCAGAGAATTCCTGAATAACGCAGTCTTCTTCCCCTCTAGGGATTTTCCCCAGGCTAGCGATGAGGAACAACAGTGTCAATTCATTTGCACGAAAGGACATGGTGAGTCACGGACAGCTTCATCCCTGCCCCAGACCACAAGTGCAATTATGTAAGTACTTAAAAAAG includes these proteins:
- the FERD3L gene encoding fer3-like protein, with the translated sequence MSASLFPAHQRPGLLDELHGRAPQVPCPEGLLGASVLDFVADLSLGSPQVPPRAGPNLGLCEVTSGPPFGDRALSLREGMARGLPLAAFGDGDPEDDEEEEEEERMRSASLLDRPRRKRVITYAQRQAANIRERKRMFNLNEAFDELRKKVPTFAYEKRLSRIETLRLAIVYISFMTELLDGCSRQEAS